GTGTTCGGCGGCTGGGCTGGCGGCGTGCGCGCGCTGGCCGTCGTCGCTCACCGACACGCCGTGCGCCTGCGGCGTGCGCCACACGGCCACCTCCACCTGCGTGCCACCGGGCGTGTGGCGCAAGGCGTTCTCGATCAGGTTGCGCAGCGCGAGTTCGACCAGCATCGGTTGCCCCCGCACCAGCACCGGTTCGCCGTCGGGCTGCTGCAGCGCGAGTTCATGGCCGCTGTCGTAGGCCGCCGGCGCGTGCGCGGCAACCAGGCGTGCCGCCAGTTCACCGAGCGCCACCCGCCCTTGCACCAGCGCACCCTCGCCGCTGACCGCGCTGCGGTTCGCGCGCGCGAGCTCGAGCAACTGGTTGAGGATGCGGCCCGCGCGCAGCGATTCCTGCTCAAGTTGCGCCAGGCGTTCGCGCGAGGGGTCGTGCTGCGCGGCGCTGGCTTGCAGTGCCAATGCAGCCAACGGCGTGCGCAATTCGTGCGCCACGTCGGAAGCGAATTCCCGCTCGCGCTGTGCACGCGTCTGCAGCGTGTCGACCAAGCCGTTGATGGCGGCCACGGTGCTGGCGAACTCGCGGTGGCGGTGCTGCGTGTCCAGGCGCTGTCCGGCGAAACCGTCGAGCGCGGCCACCTCGCGGGAAAGGGCATCCAGGGGCCGCAGGCCCCGGCGGACCGCCCACCACAGGAGCAGCGCGACCAGAGGCAGCACCAGCAGGGCCGGCAGCGCGACATGCGCCGCGATGTCCTTGCTCAGTCCGTAGCGCTGCTGCAAGTCCATGAACACGATCACGCGCCGCACGTGGCCGTCTTGCGTGATCTGGGCGGAGTAGGTACGCCATTGGGGCACGAGCCCGGCGGCCTTCACCGTCGCGGTCGAGAAGCCCTGCAGCGGCACGGCCGCCGGATCCAGGCCACGGGCCATGTCGTGGGTATCGGCGACGAGACGGCCATCGTCCCACGCCATCACGGCCACGTCCTGCAGGAACTCATGGCGCAGGTCGGGCGCGTCCGCGGTGCTCGGGGGGCCCACGTGGTACGGTGCGGCGGTCAACCAGAGTTTGGCCACGGCCGTCATCTGGCCGTCGGAGAACTGGCGCGCCTCGCGGTACACGGTGGGCCAGGTGAAGGCGATCAACGCCACCCACACGACCCCCAGGACCCCGAGCGTCCAGCCCAGCAGGTAGCGCCGCAGCGTGCGCACGGGGGTGGGCGCGGAGATGCCGTTCATCGCACCGGCGCTTCTTGCGGCACGAAGTAGCCCACGCCACGCACGGTCTTGATCAGGGACTCGCCCAGCTTGCGGCGCAGGTGGTGGATGTGGACTTCGATCGCATTGCTTTCCAGGCCTTCGCCGAACCCGTACAGCGCCGACTCCAGCCGGGCCTTGGACAGCACCTGGGGCCGCGCCTGCAACAGCGCCAGCAACAGGGCGAACTCCTTGCCGCCGAGCACCACGGTTTCGCCGGCACGGCGCACGGTGTGGGAGGCCGGGTCGATCACCAGATCGCCATGCTCGATCACCGGGTTGCTGCGCCCCCCGGCGCGGCGCAGCATGGCGCGCAGGCGGGCCAGCAGTTCGTTGGCGTCGAAGGGTTTGACGATGTAGTCGTCCGCGCCACTGTCCAGCCCGCTGATGCGGTCGCTCACGCCGTCGCGCGCGGTCATGATCAGCACCGGCATGTCGGCGCGGGGCAGACGCTCACGCCCTGCCACGGGTGCGGGCCGGCGGCGCAGGCGGGCCAGCAGGTCCAGGCCTTCGCCATCGGGCAGGCCGAGGTCGAGCAGCATCACGTCGAAAGGCTCCACGGACAGGGCGAGCCAGGCGCTGTCCAGCGTGGCACAGGTGTCCACCGCGTAGCCCGCCTGCCGCAGCGAGGCCTGCAGGCCGCTGGCAATGCCGGGGTCGTCTTCCACCACGAGAGCGCGCATGCTGAAACGGTGTTGGGTTGGGGCTGGTCTGCCGAGACGGCCCATTATCGAACCGCGCCTTAGAAGCACCTTAAGGTCCTTTTAACCTGCGCCACCCACAGTGCCGCGCCATGCACGCACTGTCTCCTCCGCGCGGAGCGGTTTTCCCGCCGCTCGCCGCTCCCGCGCTCTGGCTGCTCGGCCTGCTGGCGTTCACCCTGCTGTGGGATACCACCCCACTGGACATGGTGGTGATGCAGCGCATCGGCATGCCGGAGGGCTTCGTCCTGAAAGACCACTGGCTGCTCTCGCGCGTGCTGCACGACGGCCTGCGACAGGCCATGACCGTGGCGTGGGTGGCGTTGTGCGCGTGGGCGCTGTGGCCCGGACTGGCGATGCCCCGGCGCGAACGCGGCGCCGTGGTCCTGCTCGTGAGCTTGTCGTTGCTGGCCGTCAACCTCGTCAAGAACCACAGCCTCACGAGCTGCCCGTGGGACTTGCACGGTT
The sequence above is a segment of the Hydrogenophaga sp. BPS33 genome. Coding sequences within it:
- a CDS encoding histidine kinase dimerization/phospho-acceptor domain-containing protein — encoded protein: MNGISAPTPVRTLRRYLLGWTLGVLGVVWVALIAFTWPTVYREARQFSDGQMTAVAKLWLTAAPYHVGPPSTADAPDLRHEFLQDVAVMAWDDGRLVADTHDMARGLDPAAVPLQGFSTATVKAAGLVPQWRTYSAQITQDGHVRRVIVFMDLQQRYGLSKDIAAHVALPALLVLPLVALLLWWAVRRGLRPLDALSREVAALDGFAGQRLDTQHRHREFASTVAAINGLVDTLQTRAQREREFASDVAHELRTPLAALALQASAAQHDPSRERLAQLEQESLRAGRILNQLLELARANRSAVSGEGALVQGRVALGELAARLVAAHAPAAYDSGHELALQQPDGEPVLVRGQPMLVELALRNLIENALRHTPGGTQVEVAVWRTPQAHGVSVSDDGQRAHAASPAAEHGGLGLGLRLVERIAEQVGAQLVRDRGEAPMTTRFTLRWPTAADA
- a CDS encoding response regulator, translated to MRALVVEDDPGIASGLQASLRQAGYAVDTCATLDSAWLALSVEPFDVMLLDLGLPDGEGLDLLARLRRRPAPVAGRERLPRADMPVLIMTARDGVSDRISGLDSGADDYIVKPFDANELLARLRAMLRRAGGRSNPVIEHGDLVIDPASHTVRRAGETVVLGGKEFALLLALLQARPQVLSKARLESALYGFGEGLESNAIEVHIHHLRRKLGESLIKTVRGVGYFVPQEAPVR